The genomic segment TTCTAAGTTCTAGCTGTAAGCTACTCTGGTTCAGCACCCAGGCAATGAGAAAGAATCAAGGGCAAGGTCAGAGGAACTGACCTGGGAAGTTGAGAGTGGCCAGTACCCCACTCACAGCTTTCTGTGCCTGCAGAGTTCACCCATGCAGGGCAGGGAGGGCTGATTGAAGAGCCCACAGGTGATGAGCTACCAACCAAGAAGGGGCGGAGGAACCGTTTTAAGTGGGGCCCAGCATCCCAGCAGATCCTGTTCCAGGCCTATGAGAGGCAGAAGAACCCCAGCAAGGAGGAGCGAGAGACGCTGGTGGAGGAGTGCAACAGGTACAATGGCGGGCGGGAAACAGTGCTGTTTTGGTCTGGGCTGTGGAGGAGTGAGAGACACTGGTGGAGGAGTGCAATAGGTACAATGGCGGGTGGGAAACAGTGCTGTTTTGGTCTGGGCTGTGGCAAGGCCAGGGAAGGGGAAGGTGACTCTAGGTCCTGTAAAAGGCTGTCCAGTCGCCGAGAACTCCTGATGTTGGCTTAGCCTGGCCCAGAAAATTAAGAATACTTGAACCTAACTCCATTCCTCGCAGCCCCCCTGCACCCTGGACACCAAGCAACCCTTCCATGGATGCCCACCTAATCTGATTCCCTCTACAATCCTATGGCTCTTTTGCTCACTTTATGAATGGAGAGACTGAGGTCAGACAGACTGTCACCTGCCCAACGTCATACAGCAGACCTGGCATTGGAACCCAGATCTGCCAGCTTCAAACCCTCAGGCAGAGCTCAACTTCTCAGAACCCTCCCCCTCATGCCCAGGACAGGGTTCCTCTGAGCCTGGCCTGGAGACTCATGGGTGGCTATTTCTGCAGGGCGGAATGCATCCAGAGGGGGGTGTCCCCATCACAGGCACAGGGGCTGGGCTCCAACCTCGTCACAGAGGTGCGTGTCTACAACTGGTTTGCCAACCGGCGCAAAGAAGAAGCCTTCCGGCACAAGCTGGCCATGGACACATACAGCGGGCCCCCACCAGGGCCAGGCCCGGGACCTGCGCTGCCGGCTCACAGTTCCCCCAGCCTGCCCCCGCCTGCCCTCTCTCCCAGTAAGCTCCACGGTGAGTGGTATTGTGGGGACAGGGGACACGTGGGAAGGTGGGAGGGTTGGGGAGGACTGTCCCAGTGACAGCAGTCACCTAAACCTCTTAGCACTACAGTTTGGTTCCATTCCATTCACACCACTCCTTATCACTCTACTTCACtctgttcattcatccattccaCTCTATCTCCATTCCATTCACTCTACTCCTTTCCACTCTATTCACTCCATCCACTCCACTCCATCCACTACAATTAACCCCATTCCATTCACCCCATTCCATCCACTCCATTCACCTCTACTCCCTCCACTACATTCGACCCCACCCATCCACTCTACTCCAGTCACTCCATTCAACTCCACTCCATCCACTCCATTCACCTCCACTCCATCCACTCTACTCCATTCACCCAACTCCACTGCATCCACTCTATTCCATCTACTCCATCCACTCCACTCCATCCATTCCATCCAAATTCATCCCATCTACATTCAACTCCACTCCATCCACTCCATTCACCTCCACTCTACTCCATTCACTCCACTCAACTTCACTGCATCCACTTTATTCTATTCCATCTACTCCATCCACTCCACTCCATCCATTCCATCCAACTTCATCCCATCCTCTACATTCAACTCCACTCCATCCACCCTACTCTACTACATTCAGCTCTACTCTATCCACTCCACTCCATCCATTCCATCCAACTTCATCCCATCTACTACATTCAACTCCACTCCACTCATTCCACTCCATCCATTCCATCCAACTTCATCCCACTCACTACATTCAACTCCACTCCATCGACTCCATACCCCGTTGCATTCACTGCACTCCATCTATTACATTCAACTCTACTCCATCCACTCCATACTCTATTCCATCCACTTACTCCATCCATTCCATTCAACTCCACTCCATCCACTCCACTCACTCAACTCCATCTACTCCACTCCCTCTACTTCATTTACCTGTGCTCCATCCACTTCACTCCACCCATTCCATCCACTCCACTCCATCCACTCCACCCATGTGACTCCATCCAGTCTACCCACTCTTTTCTCCACTCCTCTCCACTCCATACCATTTTATTCTATCTGTCCCATCCACTCTTCACCCCACATGACTCCATACCTCATCCATTCCACTCTGCTCCATCCACTCCACTCCAACCCACTCACTCCACTCCATACCATACCATTCCACTCCACTCTGTCCACACGACTCCATTCATTCCACTCCACTCCACACTATTCCTCACCATTCCATCCACTCCACCCTACACCATTCCACTCCATTCTATTCCTTCCCACCCATCCTCTCCACCCTTTACGGTACCCATTCCACTTGATCCCACTCATTCCACTCAATTCAATCTATACTACTCCACACCATCCACTCCACTTCATATCATTCCACTCAACTCAACCTAAGTTGATTTGGGTTAATTccattcaattcattcatttcagATTGTATCAATTCAATTCATTTCAACTCAACTAAATTCAGTTAAATTCAATTCAGTTGTCTTccactgagcacctactgcatgtCGGGTATAGCACTAGGCAGTGGCGGGGAATGGAGCTAATAAATGCAGTCCCAGCCTTCAAGGAACTGGAAGCAGCTAACCCAGGGCTTGGCAAAAGGTAGAAACACAGGCAGATTTGCTGGCTGCATAAAGGCCGACAGGCAGCTGGCCTAAGCAGACCAATGGAGTTTGAAGCGATGAGGGCTATGGAGGCAGGGGAGGGCTGGGAAgtggggtgctgaggcaggacacTGCTTCCCTCTCCAGGTGTGCGCTATGGACAGCCGGCGACCAGTGAGACTTCAGAAGTGCCCTCAAGCAGTGGCGGCCCCTTAGTGACAGTGTCTACACCCCTGCACCAAGTGTCCCCCACGGGCCTGGAGCCCAGCCACAGCCTGCTGAGTACAGAAGCCAAGCTGGTGAGCGTCCTGCCTGTAGGGAAAACCCAACCTCATCTTTCCTTGGCAGGGAGATTCTGGAACAGTCCCCAGGGAGGCCCTGTTGGgaccccgcccccacccccgactcaccttggcttcccctCGTAGGTCTCAGCAGCTGGGGGCCCCCTTCCCCCTGTCAGCACCCTGACGGCACTGCACAGTTTGGAGCAGACATCCCCAGGCCTCAACCAGCAGCCCCAGAACCTCATCATGGCCTCACTTCCTGGGGTCATGACCATCGGGCCTGGTGAGCCTGCCTCCCTGGGTCCTACGTTCACCAACACAGGTGCCTCCACCCTGGTCATCGGTAAGCTGGAGGGGATGGGTGGGCACCTGGGTGGAAGGCTTATGGGGCAACTGCagaatccaggagctggaagagCCACTgggactcattcattcattcatacaacgTGTATTTCTCCAGTGCCTACTCTGGAGCAGGCACTGTGCTACATCAGTGATACCTGGGTGAACCAAACAGACCAAAATCTCAGCAACTCAAGCAGGGAGGCAGGCACTAAGCATAATACATCAATTCTGTGGTACCTCAGAAGGTGAAGGGTCTATGGGCAAATTACAGCAGGGTAAGGGGGACTGATGttttctaagttttttgttttatgaagaaaaattaagccCAGAAAGCCTTTATTTGTAGGTACAATGATGCAGAAGCCCAGTACATAAGATAGATAGGGAGCTGCTAGGAGAGGGGAGCAGAGAGCtaaccccagggcctttgcactgctgTGGAACCCCAGGGCTCCAGGGAACCTCAGTTTGACGACTTTTGAATAAGTCACTGCCTGCCTCTCCCACTAGCCTAGATAAGGAGCTAAAGGCTCAAAGAGGGGGAATGACTTGCCAGAGCCACTTAAATTAGTGGCAGGTCCCAGTGGAGGGCTGTTTCCTGACCACCCTGCCCCCTCCTCCAAACCACGGGCTCTGGGAAGGAGAGGTGGTGCCCTTGGGAGGTCTTGGGGGGTGATGGGATGTAACTGGGGGGCCCAGCTGATTCCCGCCCCTTCCACTCCAGGCCTGGCCTCCACGCAGGCACAGAGTGTGCCGGTCATCAACAGCATGGGCAGCAGCCTGACCACCCTGCAGCCTGTCCAGTTCTCCCAGCCGCTGCACCCTTCCTACCAGCAGCCGCTCATGCCGCCTGTGCAGAGCCATGTGACCCAGAGCCCCTTCATGGCCACCATGGCCCAGCTGCAGAGCCCCCATGGTGAGCACCCTGTGCCCCACACAGGGGGAGATGATGATAGAGGTTGGCTGTCAATGGATGCAGGGGAAGGGGGTGCCTGGCAGGCGTTGCAGTCTGAGTGTGTCTCCAGGACAAGTGTGTTTCCGTGATTGAGGGTGTCTGCAGGCCACAGTGTGTTCCCATGTGAATGCacgtatctgtgtgtgtgcacatgactGCTTGTGTGAGCAGATCCCTAGTGCATGTCTAGGTGTGTGTCAGTTGTGCATGCGTTTGTGTGTGCGTGCCTCTGTTTCTGTGAAACTCTTAGGGCCATATGAATTTCTAAAATCTATTCAGATTTTAGAAAGGTAatctggggccaggtgtggtggctcacagctgtaatcccagcactttgggaggccgaggtgggcggctcacttgaggtcaggagttcgaggccagcctggccaacatggtgaaaccccgtctctactaaaagtacaaaaattagccaggcatggaggcacgtgcctgtagtcccagctacttgggaggctgaggcaggagaatcgcttgaacccgggaggtggaggttgcagtgagctgagattgtgccactgcactccagcctgggcaacagagtgagactctgccaaaaaaaaaaaaaaaaaaaaaagaaagaaaggtaatttGGTGGATATGCCAGCTATCACATAACACTCCTAGCAGGGTTTGAGATAGCCCACTGTGATCAAAGCACTGCTATGCAGCCAAAGTAGGATTTCCACAAGGCAGTTCAAACACTCATAACCTCATGTCAGGTTCAGGCTGGGTTTTGCCACCAAATGAGCTCTAGTGCCAATCTTAAGGAAATCTTTTGGTTTCAGACTTTTTTGGAATTTGGGACTGGGTTAAGAGATTTTGGGTCTGtatatgtctctgtgtgtacGTGGTtgagaatgtatgtgtgtgtgttacgTTTTTGTCTGAGTCACTGTGAGAATATGTGGTTTATGTGAGTTTTCCTAGCGTCTGTGTGTCTCTTGTGGGGTCTGTGTGTCTCCTGCAGGGTGGGGGGAGGTGCTGTAGGCAAAACATGGGGTTTTATTTGGAGAGGTGGCCTGGAGATGGAGGTACTGCTGTCCTCTGCCTTGCTCTTTGACAGGGGCCACCTGAACTTAGTACACGGCACCCGAGTTTAGTACAGTAGCACCTGTGCTTAGTACATGGCACTTGTGCTTAGTACATAGCACCTGCATTTAGTACAGTAGCACCTGCGCTTAGTACGTAGCACCTGTGCTTAGTACAGTAGCCCTGCACCCACGCCTCCCGTTCCCTTTCATACCTGCTGTCTCCAGGTTACACAAGCTGGAGTTGGTTTCTGGCCTCCTCCAGGCTCCCCTGCATCAATCCCAGCTGAGCAGCTCCCTGTGATGGGGAAAGGGTCTGTCCCTCTATCTGGAGCCCCCAGTTTTGAAAATCAGTCCTGGATCTCCAATTGCTGCCCAGTCTGGTTGTTCAGCAGGCTCCATGGCCCCCTTTCCCCGGTCCTGAGGCCTGGGACGGGGGCTGTCAGGCACGTCTGCCATGTCTGCCCCTCTCTCCCCTGCGGCCAGCCCTCTACAGCCACAAGCCCGAGGTGGCCCAGTACACCCACACGGGCCTGCTCCCGCAGACTATGCTCATCACTGACACCACCAACCTGAGCGCCCTGGCCAGCCTCACGCCCACCAAGCAGGTAAGGTCCAGGCCTGCTGGCCCTCCCTTGGCCTGTGACAGAGCCCCTCACCCCCACATCCCCGGGACTCAGGAGGCTGCTCTGCTCCCCCAGGTCTTCACCTCAGACACTGAGGCCTCCAGTGAGTCCGGGCTTCACACGCCGGCCTCTCAGGCCACCACCCTCCACGTCCCCAGCCAGGACCCAGCAGGCATCCAGCACCTGCAGCCAGCCCACCGGCTCAGCGCCAGCCCCACGGGTGAGAGGCCCTGGCTCCGCCCCCTCCCTTACTATCTCCGACCCCTTCCATGTTGGTCCCACCCCTTTTGTTGCTGTCCTGTCACTGTGGGGCTGTGCATGCAGCAGGCCTAGGCCATGTGGGGAAGCACTGGCAGGCATGGGGGGTTGGGTGGGGTTCCCCGCCTCCCAGACATGGCCTGTGTGCCCATGAAGCCCAAGAGGCACAGGTGACCCCAGGAAGACAGGGTTCACCTTGCAAGAACATCTCAGGGGCTGGATTGAGGAAAAAGATGAAGTCATGATAAGGAGCAGGTCTGTGAGCCAGAAGCAACTCTTGCGCGTGTCTGGTTTGGCTTGGCTCAGGGTTGAACATTCTTTGAATTTGTTGCTAACATTTCAAAATCAGGAATTTTCACATAGAAATCTGGATTTCTGGCATCTTTTGGGAAATTGGAAAAATTCATACTCCCATATAACAGCTCACCAGGCCTCACTGCATCCACTCACATTGGCTCCAATGACCCCTGGCGGTGGGGTGGTCACCTGAGTTTGTAATCTATGATGTCATTATCAGGAGTGGGCACTTTGGAGTCAGGTGGCTGGGCTTTGCAGCCTGTCTTTTTGCAAGCTGCCCCCTTTCTATAAGGTTCCTGGACCCGGCCCTGGCAGCTGTCGTGACAGCCACCGAGGCCATTCTATGTCCTGGCATTCACCCCGTGAGGCGTCTGCATGATCACccccattttacggatgagaaaGTGGACACTTAAGGAGGGGAGTGACTTGCCTCATCTCCCACAGCTACCAGATGGCAGGGCCAGGACTCGAACCCAGGTCCAACCTCAAAGCCCATTCTCTTAACCATGGccatcagtcagggttctccaggaaCACAGAACCGATGCATTTACCTGAAGGACTTGGCGCGTGTCTGCAGGGGCTGGCAGGCCTGAAATCTGTTGCTGGCAACTCCGGGGAGTGAATTCTGCAGCcttgaggcagaattccttcttctctGGGAAACTGGTTTTTGCTCTTACGGCCTTCCACTGATGGAGAAGGCCCACCCATATTTTCAGGGTAACCTCCTTCactcaaagtcaactgattgtGGCATTAACCACATCTACAGAGCACCTGCATTCACAGCAGCGCCTAGATTAGCGTTTGGCTCAGCCTATCCAAACCAACACGTACAACTACGTACCCCGGCATCTCACCGGGGCTTCTCCAGCGTTCCCACTAAGATGTACTGAGGCCACTCCCTGGGCGGCCCCGGACCCTGGCTGGCAGGCTCCCCTTGTTAAGAACCGAGGGTAGAGGTGTGACTTTGGGGTTCCTGTTATCTGCTGTGATCCAGGAGGTGTGGCTCTGCCTCCTCATCCCAAGTACCCCTCGGGACGGGCAggtggggtgggtgtgggtgcCTGGTGGGTGGTCAGCAGCCTCGTTTGCCTCCGCAGTGTCCTCCAGCAGCCTGGTGCTGTACCAGAGCTCAGACTCCAGCAACGGCCACAGCCACCTGCTGCCGTCCAACCACAGCGTCATTGAGACCTTCATCTCCACGCAGATGGCCTCTTCCTCCCAGTAACCACGGCACCTGGGCCCTGGGGCCTGTACTGCCTGCCTGGGGGGTGATGAGGGCAGCAGCTAGCCCTGCCTGAAGGACCTGAGCCTGCTGAGCTCCTGTGGCCCTTCCTGGACAGCTGTGCCTCGCTCCCCACTCTGCTCTGATGCATCAGAAACAGAGGGCTCTGAGGCGCCCCAACCCATGGAGGGCTGCTTGGGTTGCACAAGAGGGGGCCATGGAGAGCTAGGAGCAAAGCCTGTTCCTGGCAGATGGAGGAGGGACTGTCCCTGCTGTGTGGGACACAATCTGCTTACTTGGAACAGAAGGGGGCGGCCTATGACTTGGGCACCCCCAGCCTGGGCCTGTGGAGAGCCCCGGGACCGCTACACCACACTGGCAGCCACACTTCTCAGGAAACAAGCCTGTGTAGCTGTGACCTGCTGAGCTCTGAGAGGCCCTGGATCAGCGTGGCCTTGTTCGGTCACCAATGCACCCACTGGGCCACTCCATCCTGCCCCAACTCCTTCCAGCTAGTGACCCACATGCCACTTGTACTGACCCGATCACCTACTCACACAGGCATTTCCTGGGGGGCTACTCTGTGCCAGAGCTTGGGGCTCCAATGCCCGAGCCCAGGGAGGCCGAAGCTAACAGGGAAGGCAGGCGGGGCTCTCCTGGCTTCCCCTGTCCCCAGCGATTCCCTCTCCCAGGCCCCGTGACCTCCAGCTTTCCCGGGTATTTGTTCCCAAGAGCATCACGcctctgaggccagcctggcctcctGCCTCTACTGGGAAGGCTGCTTCAGGGTTGGGAAGTTGTCCTTATTCCTGTGGGAGCCTCGCAACCCATGCCAAGTCTAGGTCCTGGTGGGGCAGCTCCTGTCTCGAGGGCCCTGCAGACCCTGCCCTTATTTGGGGCAGGAGTAGCTGAGCTCAGAAGGCAGCAAGGCCCGAGCAGCTGAGCAAGGCCCAAGCGGCTGGCCAAGCTGAGGTGCCCAGAAGAAAGAGGTGACCCCAGGGCACAGGAGCTACCTCTGTGGACAGGACTAATAGAATCCTGGGGGTCTGGCTGGCTGAGGGCAGTTCGTAGCCACCCTGAGGAGTCCGAGGTCCTGAGCACTGCCAGGAGGGACAAAGGAGGCTGTGAACCCAGGGCAAGCATGGTCCCACACCCCTGGGCCTGCTGCTGAGCACCTGGCCCTCAGTGCACCGCCTCCACCCTGGGATTCAGGAAAAGGCCTGGGGTGACCCAGCACCCCTGCAGCTTGTAGCCAGCTCGGGTGAGCGGCACGTTTATTTAACTTTTAGTAAAGTCAAGGAGAAATGCGGTGGTAATTTCTTGCTTGTCCACAAATCATTCAGACGGGGTTTGGGCAGGCagagggaggctgggacaggccCGGGGTCTGCGAAGAGGAGAGGGGCTCCCGCACTCACGCTCTCACACCCCACGTCTCTGCTTTTCTGGCTCTGCTGAGACTCGAATGACGAAGCCAGATTTCACCTTAACCTCAAGcttctactttaaaaaacaatttcgttttggagacagggtctcactgtcacccaggctggactgcagtggcattatatggctcactgcagccttgaccccctgggctcaagggatcctcccacctcagcctcacaagcagctgggaccacaggcgctcactaccatgcccaactaatttttgtattttttttttttttatagagacgaggtttcaccatgttgcccaggctggtctggaactcggctcaagtgatccacctgcctcggcctcccaaagtgctgggattacaggtatgagccaccgtgcctggccacgagcttctacttttttttgttgttgttgagatagagtctcactctgttgcctaggctggagtgcagtggcgcaatctcggctcactgcaacctctacctcctgggttcaagtgattctcccgcctcagcctcctgagtagctgggattacgggcgtgtgccaacatgctcagctaatttttgtatttttagtagagacggggtctcgccatgttggccaggctagtctcaaattcctggcctcaaatgatccacccttcttggcctcccaaagtgctgggattataggcgtgagccactgcacccggtcacaAGCTTCTACTTCTTGCAGAATGCCTTTGTCACATGACACCTAGTCCACGAGTGCTGTGACACTTCCTGAAGTCTTGGGTGGGGTGAACGCACAAATCCTGGGAGTATAGAGATTTGTGTTGTATTTAAAACGTCTCAAGGTTCAGCATTGACAGGCAATACCCAAATCACTCTAAGTTTTGTTTTGGGTCCTCTGACAATTGAGTTTCCATAATCTGGTCGGCTCAGAGACACCATCATGTGTGGTATATTCACAAATGCAGacaaagaaaattctagaaagcCAGGGGTGAAAAAGCTCTCCTTTTTCAGATAATTCCGTGAAGTCTATAGGGGCTAAGGAGAGAAGAACCAAACTTTCTCTGGGCCTTGGCCTCTTGGGGatcccttctttcattttctaaaaactgTTTCTCATACCAGGCTAAAGAGGTGGTGGGGAAGgtctcccttcccctgcccacctcagacagttctagggaggtggaggtttcaccACTTGGCCACTAGTCTCAAATAACTGGAAGGCTCCTTTTTTCCTGAGGCCATGGAATGTTCTGGAACCATAggcctcccccccaccccctgcccccagccctccaTGGGAGCACAGAGGGGCAGGCCTTGCTTGGGCTTCTCACCCTACAGCCACTTTTTTGGCTCAACTCTCAGGCAAGCCCTCATCACCATCAGGGTCTCATGGGCAGTCTGGGTTTGCCAGCCCAGTCCTTGAACTTGGAgagggaggtggggcctggaaaTGCCTTGTCCCCAGGGGGGCACCTTGTCCTTGGAGCCAGCTGAGCCCTGTGCCCATGGCTGGGTTCAATTTGCAGGCACAGCTGTGGCACtctttgctggtgggaatggagaGGCCTCGCtggccttctttgcctttttcttctttttcttcttttgagtccTAAGCGACACCTGGTCCCCGTTGAGCTCACCTGACTTCTGCTTCTGGACTGTGGCTGTgctggtggggctgggggtgggggtggctaaAGCCGAGTCGACGCCGGCCACCTTCTTGGCTTTCTTTTTCAGCTTCCTTGTCTTCTTTACCTCCTTCTCCACCGTGCCAGGGCTGTGGATGGCTGACTCCTGCAGGATGTCGGACGCTGACACAGCTGCCTCCCGGCACCGCCGCCACTCCTCATCACTGTCCTCACTGCTGCAACGAGGGCACCCTGCGTTAGCTGGAGTCAGGACACAGCCCCAGAGCCGCCTCTCGCGGTCCTCCTTTGGTCCACGTCACCAGGAGGCAGCCACAGAGGGAGGCCGGTAGCGAGTTCAGGCTTGGGAGTGGGGCCAACCTGGCTTCCAATACTGGCGTCTGGGCGTAGCAGCCTTGTGACCTCCTTAAGTGACTTAACCCCTCTGACCGTCAGTATCATCTAGAAAACGGGGATCTTAACAGAGTCCAGGCCTCCCAGGGATGTCCCAGGAGGCAACTAGGATCAAGTGAGGTGTCTGGCCCAAGATGGGTGCTCAAAAGCAGTAAACATCCAAAGCCGTCACCAAGAGGGCTTTCCCTCCCACTGAGAGCACGAGGTATCCAGCTGCCCGACAGGGCCGATGCCTCGGCCTGGTCCTGCCTGGAGTCTGCTTGGCTATTCACCAagacagaagaggaggaaaaaggatgGGACGTGAGGAGAGGTGTGAGTTCTCACCTGGAGCTGGAGGGCTGTCGCTTTCGGCGGGGTTGGGGAGACTCTTCCTTCTCACAGCCTCCAGGGACAGACGTGAAGAAAAGGCGGAAACCTAAGATTCAAACGGGCAGAGTCAAAcgaaaacaaaacgaaacaaaaagaaagatgagaaacaaaaaaggtaaacaagaaaagaaacaagaaaaaaatttaaaaaaggaacaaaaagaaaaaataagagaaataaaaatttaaaaaagacacaaattaaaaaaatttaaaaaagaataacaagaaaaacCCAAacgaataacaacaacaaaaaaaacaaaggggaAGAGTCAGCACCGCCAGATGCCAACCCCTCTTCCCAGGTGCCAGGTGCTGAGGCTGCCCCACCTCTGCCCTCAGGAGCTCCTGGTCCAGAGGCAAAGACCCGGGAATCAGTCGCCCAACTACAAAGTGATTCTGCATCTGCCAAGAATCATGCTGATGCCTGATGGAGCCAGTGGAGGGTGTGCTGGAGCGGTGATGCCTGATGGAGCTAGTGGAGGGTGTGCTGGAGCGGAAGCCAGCAGCCACATCAGCTCAGCAAGCCCTCAGAGGCTTCTGGAAGTCAGCACTTGAGCTCCTGACCTAAGGCAGCCTTCAAAGTGGCAAATGTGTTGATACAGGACAGACGCAGATGGGCAAGGCTGTGGAGGGCAGCAGTAAAGTGCTGCTGCTCGGGGTGACACAGATGAGGCCACCTCAGGCAAATCACTTTGTTTCTCAGGGCCTCAGTCGCCTTGTCTGTAAATGGGGTCTCATCATAACACCTGCCTCACCACAGGGCTGAGCGGATGAAAGAATGGTGCAgtaggctcatgcctgtaacgccagtactttgggagtctgaggtgggaggatagcttgaggccaggagttcaagaccagcctgggcaacatggccaaaccctgtctctacaaaaaatacaaaaattagccaggtgtggtggtgcatgcctgtagtcccaggactttggaaggccaaggtggtcagatcgtttgaggccagaagttcaagactagcctgggcaacacagcgagatcctgtctctgaaaaaaaaaataattcgcCAGGGTTGGTGGTATgtgtctatggtcccagctactcaggaagctgatgtgggaggatagcttgggtctgggaggttgaggctgcactgagctataatcgctccattgcactccaggcagagcaaggccctatccaaaaaaaaaagaatataccaaAACTGTTTTGCCCAGCTGCAGACACACattaggtgcttaataaatgataGCTTCTATTAAGTATAACCACTCACCATCATCCTCTGAAGCGACTTTCTGTACCTTAGCTTTTGTAGGCTCCTTTGCTGCTTCTGAGATGGTAATGAA from the Macaca thibetana thibetana isolate TM-01 chromosome 11, ASM2454274v1, whole genome shotgun sequence genome contains:
- the HNF1A gene encoding hepatocyte nuclear factor 1-alpha isoform X1, yielding MVSKLSQLQTELLAALLESGLSKEALIQALGEPEPYLLAGDGPLDKGESCGSGRGELAELPNGLGETRGSEDDTDDDGEDFTPPILKELENLSPEEAAHQKAVVETLLQEDPWRVAKMVKSYLQQHNIPQREVVDTTGLNQSHLSQHLNKGTPMKTQKRAALYTWYVRKQREVAQQFTHAGQGGLIEEPTGDELPTKKGRRNRFKWGPASQQILFQAYERQKNPSKEERETLVEECNRAECIQRGVSPSQAQGLGSNLVTEVRVYNWFANRRKEEAFRHKLAMDTYSGPPPGPGPGPALPAHSSPSLPPPALSPSKLHGVRYGQPATSETSEVPSSSGGPLVTVSTPLHQVSPTGLEPSHSLLSTEAKLVSAAGGPLPPVSTLTALHSLEQTSPGLNQQPQNLIMASLPGVMTIGPGEPASLGPTFTNTGASTLVIGLASTQAQSVPVINSMGSSLTTLQPVQFSQPLHPSYQQPLMPPVQSHVTQSPFMATMAQLQSPHALYSHKPEVAQYTHTGLLPQTMLITDTTNLSALASLTPTKQVRSRPAGPPLACDRAPHPHIPGTQEAALLPQVFTSDTEASSESGLHTPASQATTLHVPSQDPAGIQHLQPAHRLSASPTVSSSSLVLYQSSDSSNGHSHLLPSNHSVIETFISTQMASSSQ
- the HNF1A gene encoding hepatocyte nuclear factor 1-alpha isoform X2, translated to MVSKLSQLQTELLAALLESGLSKEALIQALGEPEPYLLAGDGPLDKGESCGSGRGELAELPNGLGETRGSEDDTDDDGEDFTPPILKELENLSPEEAAHQKAVVETLLQEDPWRVAKMVKSYLQQHNIPQREVVDTTGLNQSHLSQHLNKGTPMKTQKRAALYTWYVRKQREVAQQFTHAGQGGLIEEPTGDELPTKKGRRNRFKWGPASQQILFQAYERQKNPSKEERETLVEECNRAECIQRGVSPSQAQGLGSNLVTEVRVYNWFANRRKEEAFRHKLAMDTYSGPPPGPGPGPALPAHSSPSLPPPALSPSKLHGVRYGQPATSETSEVPSSSGGPLVTVSTPLHQVSPTGLEPSHSLLSTEAKLVSAAGGPLPPVSTLTALHSLEQTSPGLNQQPQNLIMASLPGVMTIGPGEPASLGPTFTNTGASTLVIGLASTQAQSVPVINSMGSSLTTLQPVQFSQPLHPSYQQPLMPPVQSHVTQSPFMATMAQLQSPHALYSHKPEVAQYTHTGLLPQTMLITDTTNLSALASLTPTKQVFTSDTEASSESGLHTPASQATTLHVPSQDPAGIQHLQPAHRLSASPTVSSSSLVLYQSSDSSNGHSHLLPSNHSVIETFISTQMASSSQ
- the C11H12orf43 gene encoding protein CUSTOS isoform X2; the protein is MAAPSGNMSDSESSSSSSSSDAEELERCREAAMPAWGLEQRPHGAVKPRAGAANNQLSTSQPSLRHKVDEHEQDGNELQTTPEFRAHVAKKLGALLDSFITISEAAKEPTKAKVQKVASEDDGFRLFFTSVPGGCEKEESPQPRRKRQPSSSSEDSDEEWRRCREAAVSASDILQESAIHSPGTVEKEVKKTRKLKKKAKKVAGVDSALATPTPSPTSTATVQKQKSGELNGDQVSLRTQKKKKKKKAKKASEASPFPPAKSATAVPAN
- the C11H12orf43 gene encoding protein CUSTOS isoform X1; translated protein: MAAPSGNMSDSESSSSSSSSDAEELERCREAAMPAWGLEQRPHGAVKPRAGAANNQLSTSQPSLRHKVDEHEQDGNELQTTPEFRAHVAKKLGALLDSFITISEAAKEPTKAKVQKVASEDDGFRLFFTSVPGGCEKEESPQPRRKRQPSSSSSEDSDEEWRRCREAAVSASDILQESAIHSPGTVEKEVKKTRKLKKKAKKVAGVDSALATPTPSPTSTATVQKQKSGELNGDQVSLRTQKKKKKKKAKKASEASPFPPAKSATAVPAN